GCACAGAGCGAGAgtacaaaaacagttttgttttgcagtgaCTGGCTTTCTGTAAAGTCTGAGTCTCGTGGTGAGTACAGCATTTGTCAGCCTTCCCCCCCACCTTTGATCCTGCATGCCTGCAGTGagagtgggggtggggggcatgAGGAAGTCTTGACTGTTTTTTGGGAGGGTGGGGGTTATTTTGATTGTCTTTACCTATCAGGTGTAAATTTCCAGGCACTCAGTTCATTTTGGGCCTGCTCCAGTTTGTCTTTAGTCTGTTCTAGTTCAGCCTtcattttgaggaaaaacaagTTGATGGCCGGGTCCACCATGGATGACCGCAGTTGGGCCGCACTCGGCTGCTGGACTTGCTTGAGGTACTGGATCTGGGTCTGCAGGATAAAACAAACAGGTGTTACTGACCAATAAAGGGTAGTGGGCATCACTGTTACGCAGGATTTTAGCCTGACCAACATTCAGTCAATAAAGCTACATCAGCAAGTCCCCCCAAAATCAAATGCACCCAAATATGTTCTGGTTCTGAAATCACTCGAGCCTCAGGAGCAGAATTTGGTTTTATAAGATTATTAAAGATGGGGACTCAAGGTATTTCTGCAAGTTAATAGTAGGATCAATCAGTTTGAATAGCATCTAGAGTTAGACAAAGGCTAGATAAAggcaaaatgaattaaaaaaaggttggatTAAAAGTTATCATATCGTTACATCAACACCATTTGAAGTCAATATCAAAAGCTATTGTTAGATACGAGTTGCTGTCCTAGTGACATACAGCAAATCATTTCCATTGCAGGCAGACAAACCaagttcaaaacaaacaaaatatcacCTTCCCAACTCAAAGCTATCACCACATCAAACTTTCATCAACATTATTTGCAAGGGTGTAGCTAATATGCCCCAAGGCTTGAAATAATCTATACTGGCAACAGTTAAAAAAGGCAGGCAACATCAATGACTCTCGAAAAAACATTGTAACCttaagcagtgtgtgtgtgtgttcacctcaGCTGCCCTGGAAGAATGGCATGTGCTGCCATAAAGCCACCCAGTGATCCACTGAGCTGTCAGTAAGATAAGAGAAAAGGGAACCCTCGTCCACACAATTTATCTTTAGCCTACACAGCGTCAGAATGATTGAACACTATTTAAAGTGTAGTGCTGAAATTGTGTTCAGTAATTGATAAGCTGAGAACATGATAGGTTCACTTTTtccaagtaaaaataaatgtgctgaACTTTGTTGTTGATTGTTCCTTGATCTTTGCAAGCGCTTATGACTACATAGTGTTCTTTATGCCACTGATAAACTTAACAAGCAAGTAAAGGACCAAGTAAGTTGTAATGAGCATTAGTCAATAGCATACATTTTTCTAACACTACTTTATTGTTGAAGATGGAATAGTCAATAACAATGAACAGTTAGCTGCAGCTTAAGAGAACATCTACTTTAagttaagtacatttagctCATGTATTATGCTTGTGGGACTACAGATAACAGAGCATCTCAAAGTAAAAAGAGCATAAAGACTTCAATTAAGGAGTTTATCAAGGGTTCTACTTTTGAGACAAAAAAGCAAGCTGCCCATAGTCATATCAAAAGAACATATATACGTACTGTgcactcttgcatttcctgcTCCTTCGTCGCAAGCCGCATCACCAAGATGTTCTCCCTCCGTGCagactcctgctgctgctgcttcagcttCTCCTCGGACTCCTTCAGTCCTGGCACATCATTGGCTAAGACggtgaagagaggaagaaaagaaaaggcatcAGGAGAAGCATCCCTTCACAAGCAACCAGATATATTGGTTATTGCTGTCAGAGCACACATGTTTTGGATGCAGCAGATTACTTACAACATAGCTCTGTGTATTTAGCCTCCAGGACCTGGACATATGCTTCGTGCTGTTTCCACCTAGGAGGAGCAGAACATGTGTAAACATCAGCAGCTCAAAGTAAAATGATCAAGTTTCCCCACAGCACAACTAATCTGCTATTGTAGAGCTGTAATCTACCTGGTACACAACTCCTCTCTGGTCAGGGTCTTCATGTCAGACTCGTTGAGGCGAACCTGtagagaggaaaaacaagaaCTGGTTAAATGAAGAAGCTTATCAATTATTAAAGCTCATATTTAGACATGGAGGAGGTCGTGACACATAGTCAATTATCTAGAAAACACGCTCACCTTCTTCGGTAGAGGCTCCTCGTTGGTCATTTTGAATTCTAGAAGTAAATATAAAAGAAGCATCATCATTAAATAGAGCTCGTGTCGTGTGTTGATGGCTGCATCATCTTTAGCGGCAACGCGGAGCCCGTGCACGCAGTAAAAATATGACATGAATGACAAGTTGGCCATTTGCTACAAGTGTTATCGTTTCCGACGAAAAACTGAAGATTTAGATGTGTTTAGGGCACGCTAACCACATGTTTGACCATATAAAAGTTAAAATTACCAGTCAGTAATAGCTTTCGAGCCTTATGTTAGCTGGTGTGGCAGGGCAGCGATGAGAAGGAATAGAAATAAGCTAACAAGGTTAACTACTGAGTGCTAATAACATTTAGCATCCGCTAGCGAATTAAACATTGGTTATGAAACTACAGTGTGAAGCTACAATAATTAATGTATGTTCAGCCTGGCTGCATGCAATTCTTGGCTCTGCTTTCGGCTCCTTGTTATCACAAAATGGCGGTGAAGGAAATGACTCCCTCCCTTGCGCTCCTTTTCCTGAAACTAGCGGGCTCTTGGTTGCAGATTTCGGGCCTTCAGCCATCGAAACACTCACCAGACGAGTTTATATCGATGTTTCTGGAACCTCGCGGTTTCACCGATTCTTAACGAGACGGAAGATTGCAACTACGTTAAAATTGGCTGTGGATTTATGTGTAGCTGACTCGCTTCGGCATAATCACCATCATCTTCGTCACTGACGGCCGGACAGaatggctctgctgctgctgcagagtgcggccagagagggaggagagaaacagacCTCTCACTCCGCCGAGATTTCATGAATCTAAAACGTGGCTGCGATGCACAGATATTAGGGTTGTTCTCCTTGGCCATTCATAATTGAAgctcaatttaaatgtaataataaacaGTTCATTCTTGGTTATTTTTAAGATTTggaaatgtggttttttttagtGCAGTTATTTTGTTAcaagtttgttttaaagaaagtatTTGTTGTAAAGGAAGCTTAGTTCAATTTGTAGTCCCTGCCATGCTCAGCAACTTCCTACCCCACTAGATCGgatcaaatattgtactttttaaaactaGTACGGAAATTGGAGATTGTCCTTTTTTCTCAGTTATATGATTCCCCCTGTTGATCTCCCCTGGCACATGCCACCAAATTGaggctttttcttttcctggtgGCAACTGATTTTTGAATGATGGGAATGGGTGCTTATTCTgttaattttgtatttaattacataGTCCAGGTGAATTGCAAGAGTAATTTATTCCGTTTTATGTTTGGGTATTGTTGGACCTTACAGTCACAAACACTGaagtgttgatgtttttttgttttttttgagtAATTCATTTGCCTAAGTATAGACGATCTCGGATATTGATCCATCCATTTGTAGAAGCGGGTTGAAGAAACGTCCACGTGATCTTTTGCTGGTAGTTTTGATAATTTAGCTAAATTGTTCAACCTACTGGTACACCTAATTTTGCAATTACATCATTGATTTCGTATAATTGAATTACTATGGCATAGAATGTTTAGAAACACAATGAATAGATTTGAGCTGGTTGTTTTATATAACGAACTGGAAGGGATAACGGGGACCATGTACAAattctaaaatgttaaaattatatttacatGCACCATGTCATCACACTGTGTATAACGTATATCTCATAAATTGGTTTGAAAGGATCTCAGTTGAGGGTTATCTCATTCCCTGTACACTCTCTTCAACACCCCCACAGCATGATAATGGTACAGTCGGCTGCTGTCAAGTTGAAATCGCACATTTCAAGGGCAGTAACCAGTGAGACTTCTCTGTCCTGTATATCCTGCGAGCAACACTGTGAACATGCTGTGCAGAGTTGGCCAGATACGCAGGTAAAACGAATATGAACTTACCTTTTAGTGCCAATACTGCCATGCTCAAAGAGCCCAAGGTGTGTTAAGATAGCTAACTCATGCTAGCATCGACTGCTCATGAACTTGGGACAGTTGTTGTGTTCAGAGCTAACAGTGAGCTAGCCGGGATGCTAACTTAGTTTAGCTGCACTGCAAGGCTTGCTTGTGGCGCACATAATGAAGGATTTTGTCAAACTATAGCGTAGTCCTGCTCTCATGGCATTCGTTGTGAATTGTTAATTGAATGCGTTTATGTTCAGTCAGACATATTCATACTTACCTAACTCGGTGTCACCAGCTCattcagtttatatttaaacacCTGACTAATGTACTGTTACGTAGGCTACAGCAGATATTTAGGTCACTTCAAACCAGTTGAGATTTTTGAGGTTAAGGAAGCGGTTGAACCTCACTGTGTCAGGCTATCTTGGGCTAGCACTATGCAATGTTATTTTTCGTGTTGGCTACActtaaagctttattttatatCCACTGGTAATGGTTGGGACgtttctcctctgctgtgttCCAGGTGTGCAGCCAGCCTCAGCCAAACTTTAAACCTGGTGGCTGCATCGAGGCAGAAGCACACTCTCCCTGACCTGACCTACGACTATGGAGCCCTGGAGCCCCACATCAACGCAGAGATTATGCAGCTGCACCACAGCAAGCACCATGCCACATATGTCAGCAACCTCAATGTTACAGAGGAGAAATATCAGGAGGCACTAGCAAAGGGTACGAACACAACATCCTGTATATTAAATAGTAGGGAAATTGTAATCTAAATGTGTACTGTGATTGAAACCTCTGTATATGTCCTAAACTAAATCAATATATTCCAAATGTTTATTCATATTCACCTTCTGCATGTATTTGGCTTATGTTTTAGGAGATGTGACGGCACAGGTGGCCCTCCAGCCCGCTCTGAAGTTTAACGGAGGAGGCCACATTAACCACTCTATCTTCTGGACTAACCTCTCACCTAATGGTGGAGGAGAGCCACAGGGTAAGTCAGAAACTCATCCAATATTTTAAACGGCTCTCTTATTTGCCCTACACTGCTTTACATATGTAGTTAACCAATATCTGCAGTATGCAACACATTAATCTTTTATGTGAAAGCGTTGCTATTAGTGCTTAACCTACTGCAAGTGAACAGTCGACAGTTGCAGTTGTTTGCAGCTTAAAGCTCATTGTTTTTGGATAATCCCTTACAAAGACTATATTTTTCAGTCTTACCACCTGCTCAAGCACTCGATATAAAACACAGCAATCCACTCCCACTGAACTAGCACAGGcaagtttaaaatatacaatcaTCCCAACATAAAGCAGCAGAAACTCAAGTAAATAGATGGCTTGTGAAAGATGTCCAGTCCAAGATGTGCTTGAGGATTCTGCAGACATAACGAGAGTTAAAATTGGGATTAATATTGGCTTAAATTACATTCATCAGGTAGGTAACCTGACTGCAGTGTGCAGCAGCAACCTGTGAAGCTGGGCTCAGCTTTGTGTCACACTAAGGTTGTTTTCCTTTGGCATTCTGCCCCCTACTGGTCAAAGATGCTACTTAGACGGGTCAAATGGGGGCAAAGTATTATGTGTTTTGTGCGTAAATCAGAATAATTGTATTGGGATGATATAGAAATAGGCAATGTTAAATAAACtatattgaaaaaaatgcttttgtgaTCCTAATGTTTAGCATTGCCTTGAAATGCCATCTGTTTGTGTCCCTTGTTTTAGGGGAGCTGATGGAGGCCATTAAGCGGGACTTTGGCTCCTTCCagaagatgaaggagaggaTGTCTGCGGCTACAGTGGCCGTGCAGGGATCGGGCTGGGGTTGGCTGGGTCTTGACAAGGAGAGTGGAGGTCTCCGTATCGCTGCCTGTGCTAACCAGGATCCCCTGCATGGAACTACAGGTCAGTTAAAACATGCTTTGAAGGAGAGGTAGTGTTATAAACATATGGGACAATACCGTGGCAAAAACCTTTTATAAAAATCTgagaaattatgaaaatgtagATGACATATTATGAAACATCAATtttcttagttttatttttttatataaatccAAACCAGAAAATATTTTGACAGTGTCAGTCGAGTATGTGAAATACATTCTTGGACTATAGTGTGTTCATACAGCTTAATATCCAACCAACACTAGAAAAAAACTCTCAAATAAGATCAGCTCTCATCATCTCTCCAGCTCCACACGTGAAACGCTGTTCAAACAGGTTTAATCCTTGCAGAGATGATTGCAATCAGTACTGTATACTTTGTTTTAGTTGAGTTGCCTCTCCACAAAATGCTGTGAGTGAATataaccttgaaaccttgaaaccttgaacttCCCTCTCATAAGCAGTGATGCAATGTTCATgtctagggcttttattgtgaaaggtagAAACAGTAAAAGTGAGGCTGTAATGCGCCTCCTCTGCCGTTAAAAATGTGGGGGCAATAAAGAGTTTGGCGTCTTGGCTCAGACTTTGGAACCACTGTAATATTATTGTGTGACCTTCATAACTCGTACTCCTTGGCTTGGATACAGCACTATACTACCATATTTCACTCTGTGGGCTGCTTTGTTGGCAAGCTTTGGACGGTAGCTACGAGCACATGAGAGAAAAACACGTCCACTAAGCCTGTATGGAGTGAGAGTAGAGCGCTGCACATGCACACCGCCACGCAGTTGCAGATTGCCACAACTTATAcatatgtttttcattaaaacactgTTGAATTATTGGTAATACTTGAATGTTGAATTGTATATGTTTAATGGCAGGGTGGTGTGATACCTTTTTAGCCTAAAGACCGTGTGACAGAGAGGCGTCCTAGTAATTGTTTCCTGTCTCTGACCCTCAGGTCTCATCCCCCTGCTGGGTATCGATGTTTGGGAGCACGCCTACTACCTTCAGTACAAAAACGTGCGGCCGGATTATGTGAAGGCTATCTGGAATGTCATTAACTGGGAAAATGTGAGCGAGCGTCTTCAGATTGCCAAAAAGTAGAATCCTAATCTTTAAATATCCTCAATAAATCCTTTCAACCTCTGCTGGACTTGGTCAAATAGTAGTTGTGAATAATGTTACACTGTATGATTCATTAAGTACCAATGAGAATGTGGCGTTCTTGGTATCCAGCTTAACAATAGCTTTGACTTTCATATGATCAGCTGCACCAAAGTTGATTTAAAACAACTCTTAAATATTTCCTATTTCGGTGCAGATTATGTTGCTTTCTTGGAAAACACACCACCCTGCATGCATACAGGTTGAAGTAAATTGAAAGAAATTATTTGTCTGTTCCCGACCTCCATACCTTTTTTATAAACGCACAAATTAGCCTTCTTTCACATCAAGGCTGGCTATTGTTAATCATCATGCTGAAATATTGGCTGATATACATGTAAACTAGGTTTCAGAGTGCATATTCATTGAACTCTGTCAAAATAATTCACACTCAAATCAGACAACGTTTTTGCAGTCCATGTTTTTgatgtattataataataaaattataTTTCAATTGTACAAACGTGATGGTTGGTGTttcactcttgtttttttttagtctCTGATAGATAATCCACTAAAAAGCTCAAGTTGGGAGAGCTAAAGGTaggggaaacaaaaacaacactataGTCCTTGGAGACTTACTGaagcactttcaaaaacatttggttAGGCATGCCGGATAATTAGCCCACTCGAAAGAGCTCTTCCTGGCTGTAACTATCAGGTGCTACACAATGGCTATCAACATCTCTTTTCCcactacttttctttttcttatagCATTGCCAAGTTGGCTTCATTCCAGTCAAAATATTTTGGCTGGAAAAGCAGCTTGCTGAGAAACCACAGCCCTGCAGATAGAGTAATGTCTAGTTAGCGGGGTTTACATTATTTCTATGGCATATAATTTACGACTGGTATTGTAAAACCTCTTGAACCTGAACATAGTTTCTGGTCACACAGTAGAAAGTCTATGATCTAGTTTGCTTATATGCAATGTCACCAAAAGAGGGCAGTGCTTCCCAAGGGTTTCAGCTGTAGATGCTCGAACTCATTGAGTCAAATGCACACCTTTCTCTGCAAAACAACTTTATTATGGGGTGAATTAAATGATGGATGCATGACATTGGTTCAGACACACTTTGAAAAGATCGTCACCTCTTTATCCACGTGTGCGCAGTACATTTCAAGTGGTTTagctgtacagtgtgtgttttgtgtaaaacaaaaaaaaggtttcccTAAAATTAATATCCtaatttttactttaactcaaCAAATAGTTTCTAGCTGTTTTATCTCCTGTGATTGAAGCGCCTTCACTCTTCCTGTCAGTGATTGGGACGGACCGGTTTCACATTCCTGAGATCTCTCCCTTTTTCCTGGAGTTGGTGTGAGGGTGTAAAGGTGAACTGCTTTTCGGTGGACACTGAGTTCAAGCACATGGTGACCAGACTCCCACTTTGAGACCTCCCTTTATCTTGTAAGTTATGTAGGATTTTGCTCGGGATCGTCTGAATAAAATTTAAACCGTTCTGATTTAGACTTTAATGCCTCTAGGAGTTGTTATATATCGGCCTAGTTTGTCCGTTTTGTTACATGGTAGTGATAGTTAAATCTGACCTACAGGCCTTTTGGGACTTGCATATCAACACATTACTGATGTGGCAGagaccagctgcagcagaagagCCTGTCTGACTTCAGACTGCTTTGGAAAGCACGACTAAAAAGATTTATCAGAGCCATAAATAGAAGTAGACATACTTTAGTACTCTCATTTGGGAGACGTTGCCAGTCTTTAAAAAGAGAAGTCACCCCATTTATAAGATGACGGTTTGTCTAAATGTGGCCTACTTTTGCTCTGTAAGACTTTGGGCGTTACAAAAAAGATTTCCCTCTTCCACAACTCGTAAAACGGTGGAACTCACTCAGGATAAAGTTTCTTTAACCTCTTGAAgggaagaaaggaaaatattggAGTGACTGAGTTTAGCTCCTCTCGGAaatctgtctttcttcttcctcctcactaCCTGTTCTTTGCTGCTGTGCTCTTTCCTGTTGTCATGCAGAAATCTGAATTCATCATACAATTCCTTCCTTACGTTAATGTTGATCAACGTCAGAAAGATTTTCATGTGCGACGAAGAAGAGCGTTTTGTTTAGCATTCTCCAACATAGTTTCACACACTTTGGGAAACCAGAGCTCTGCTGTTGGTGCGGTTTTCTCGGTAGGCGCACACAAGCATGCAATGAGACTCTGTTTCACATCCTCCTTTTTATTGACAGGAAAACAGTCTGTATTTTTCCTGACTAGAATTATGACTTCCAGCACAACACACAGAGGCTTTCATTTTATAACACAGTTAATATTGTCCTACATTTCGAAGATACATGTAGTGCTGCCAAGATACATAAAGAAACGTCACATTGTTTATTCAGACTAGTTTCAAATATCTATGCCTCTCTAGCCTTTGTTGGGTTTCTTGAAGCAAGAAGTTGTGTGAATGTACTGACGGTCAGATGTAGGCCTTCAGATGATGGATAATTGTAATAAGACTACAGCAGATTAACAGCCAGGTGCACTTGGACATCAGGAGATTCATATCCAGTTGCCAGAGGAACAGGgattgtaaaatatttcaacatatttgtaaaaacaatCAATTCTCTTAAAAATGCATCAACTCTGATACTGTGTCACTTATAACACCTGAACGCGAATGGAGAAATATGAACAGTGTGCTAAAAGTAACAGAGGTT
The sequence above is drawn from the Eleginops maclovinus isolate JMC-PN-2008 ecotype Puerto Natales chromosome 15, JC_Emac_rtc_rv5, whole genome shotgun sequence genome and encodes:
- the sod2 gene encoding superoxide dismutase [Mn], mitochondrial, producing MLCRVGQIRRCAASLSQTLNLVAASRQKHTLPDLTYDYGALEPHINAEIMQLHHSKHHATYVSNLNVTEEKYQEALAKGDVTAQVALQPALKFNGGGHINHSIFWTNLSPNGGGEPQGELMEAIKRDFGSFQKMKERMSAATVAVQGSGWGWLGLDKESGGLRIAACANQDPLHGTTGLIPLLGIDVWEHAYYLQYKNVRPDYVKAIWNVINWENVSERLQIAKK